The Pseudomonas eucalypticola genome has a window encoding:
- a CDS encoding MaoC family dehydratase yields the protein MTQVTNTPYEALEVGQKATFSKTVEERDIQLFAAMSGDHNPVHLDPEFAASTMFKERIAHGMFSGALISAAVACELPGPGTIYLGQKMSFQKPVKIGDTLTVRLEILEKLPKFRVRIATQVYNQRDEMVVDGEAEILAPRKEQTVNLVSPPAITIG from the coding sequence ATGACCCAGGTTACCAATACGCCGTACGAAGCCCTTGAAGTCGGCCAGAAAGCGACTTTCAGCAAGACCGTGGAGGAACGCGACATCCAGCTGTTCGCCGCCATGTCCGGCGACCACAACCCGGTGCATCTGGACCCGGAATTCGCCGCCAGCACCATGTTCAAGGAGCGTATCGCCCATGGCATGTTCAGCGGCGCCCTGATCAGCGCCGCCGTGGCCTGCGAGCTGCCTGGCCCGGGCACTATCTACCTGGGGCAGAAAATGAGCTTCCAGAAACCGGTGAAAATCGGTGACACCCTGACCGTGCGCCTGGAAATCCTGGAAAAGCTGCCCAAGTTCCGCGTGCGCATCGCCACCCAGGTGTACAACCAGCGTGACGAGATGGTGGTGGATGGCGAGGCCGAGATCCTGGCCCCGCGCAAGGAGCAGACCGTGAACCTGGTGAGCCCACCGGCCATTACCATCGGCTGA
- a CDS encoding beta-ketoacyl-ACP synthase III encodes MHNVVISGTGLYTPADSISNEELVASFNAWAHQFNVDNAAAIERGELAAQTESSAAFIEKASGIKSRFVMDKAGILDPERMKPRLPERSNDEQSILCQMAVAAAEQALQRAGKTAADIDAVIVACSNLQRPYPAVAIEVQQALGIQGFGFDMNVACSSATFGIQTAFNAVALGQARAVLVVDPEICTGHLNFRDRDSHFIFGDAATAVIVERADLATSPYQFEIVGTKLLTQFSNNIRNNFGFLNRAAEEGIDAADKLFVQEGRKVFREVCPMVAQLIGEHLTENRIDVADVKRFWLHQANLSMNHLIVKKLLGREASVEEAPVILDTYANTSSAGSVIAFHKYQDDLGRGALAVLSSFGAGYSIGSVILRKL; translated from the coding sequence GTGCATAACGTCGTCATCAGCGGCACCGGCCTGTACACCCCGGCCGACAGCATCTCCAACGAAGAGCTGGTTGCCTCCTTCAATGCTTGGGCGCACCAGTTCAACGTCGACAACGCCGCCGCCATCGAGCGCGGCGAATTGGCGGCGCAGACGGAATCCAGTGCCGCTTTCATCGAAAAAGCCTCGGGTATCAAGAGCCGCTTCGTCATGGACAAAGCCGGCATCCTCGACCCCGAGCGCATGAAACCGCGCCTGCCGGAGCGTTCCAACGACGAACAGTCCATCCTCTGCCAGATGGCCGTGGCGGCCGCCGAGCAGGCGCTGCAACGGGCGGGCAAGACCGCTGCCGACATCGACGCGGTGATCGTCGCCTGTTCGAACCTGCAGCGTCCCTACCCGGCGGTGGCCATTGAAGTGCAGCAGGCCCTGGGTATTCAGGGCTTTGGTTTCGACATGAACGTGGCCTGTTCCTCGGCCACCTTCGGTATCCAGACGGCGTTCAACGCTGTGGCCTTGGGCCAGGCACGGGCGGTGTTGGTGGTGGACCCCGAGATCTGTACCGGCCACCTGAACTTCCGTGACCGCGACAGCCACTTCATCTTCGGCGACGCCGCCACCGCGGTCATCGTCGAGCGTGCCGACCTGGCGACCTCGCCCTACCAGTTCGAGATCGTCGGCACCAAACTGCTGACCCAGTTCTCCAACAACATCCGCAACAACTTCGGCTTCCTCAACCGTGCGGCGGAAGAGGGTATCGACGCGGCCGACAAGCTGTTCGTGCAGGAAGGCCGCAAAGTGTTCCGCGAGGTGTGCCCGATGGTGGCGCAACTGATTGGCGAGCACCTCACCGAGAACCGTATCGACGTGGCTGACGTCAAGCGCTTCTGGTTGCACCAGGCCAACCTGAGCATGAACCACCTGATCGTGAAGAAGCTATTGGGCCGCGAGGCGTCCGTGGAGGAAGCGCCGGTGATTCTCGACACCTACGCCAATACCAGTTCGGCCGGGTCGGTGATTGCTTTCCATAAATACCAGGATGATTTGGGCAGGGGCGCCCTGGCGGTGCTCAGCTCGTTCGGTGCGGGTTACTCCATCGGCAGTGTGATCCTGCGCAAGCTGTAA
- a CDS encoding alpha/beta hydrolase: protein MPAQTFWLTANDHARLHIHAWLPAEPPSALVMLAHGMAEHAGRYGHLGQALATAGIALYAPDLRGHGRTAEAGVLGHYGDRGGWSRVLDDLAELARHLRRIHPGTPLVLMGHSMGSYLVQGYLLHHDSDLQGAILSGSNYQPPGFYHAARLVARLESLRQGAKGRSALIEWLSFGAFNKAFRPTRTRFDWLNRDPVAVDAYINDPLCGFRCTNQLWLDLLEGLVLISSPANLARVDPHLPVLIVGGSCDPVSQGKRLTDLAHAWGATGGRPVTLKLYAQARHEILNEINREEVITDLLAWLQQALATPCPARSEQPPLPNPIRNSHP, encoded by the coding sequence ATGCCCGCCCAGACATTCTGGCTCACCGCCAATGACCATGCGCGCCTGCACATCCATGCCTGGCTGCCGGCAGAGCCGCCGAGCGCCCTGGTGATGCTGGCCCATGGCATGGCGGAACATGCCGGCCGCTATGGCCACCTGGGCCAGGCCCTGGCGACGGCGGGCATCGCCCTGTATGCCCCGGACCTGCGCGGCCATGGCCGCACGGCCGAGGCCGGGGTGTTGGGCCATTACGGCGACCGGGGCGGCTGGAGCCGGGTGCTCGACGACCTGGCCGAACTCGCCCGGCACCTGCGCCGAATTCACCCAGGCACGCCGTTGGTGCTGATGGGGCACAGCATGGGCAGCTACCTGGTCCAGGGCTACCTGCTGCACCACGATAGCGATCTGCAGGGGGCGATTTTGAGCGGTTCCAACTACCAGCCACCCGGCTTCTACCACGCCGCGCGCCTGGTCGCCCGGCTGGAGAGCCTGCGCCAAGGGGCAAAAGGCCGCAGCGCGCTGATCGAATGGCTGTCGTTCGGCGCCTTCAACAAGGCCTTCAGGCCCACGCGCACCCGGTTCGACTGGCTGAACCGCGACCCGGTCGCCGTCGACGCCTACATCAATGACCCGCTGTGCGGGTTTCGCTGCACCAATCAATTGTGGCTCGACCTGCTCGAGGGGCTTGTGCTGATCAGCTCTCCCGCCAACCTGGCGCGGGTCGATCCGCACCTGCCGGTCCTGATCGTGGGCGGTTCATGTGATCCGGTGAGCCAGGGCAAGCGTCTCACTGATCTGGCGCACGCATGGGGTGCAACGGGTGGCCGCCCTGTCACCCTGAAACTGTATGCCCAGGCGCGCCACGAAATACTCAACGAGATCAACCGCGAGGAGGTCATCACCGACCTGCTCGCCTGGCTGCAACAGGCCCTGGCCACACCGTGCCCGGCCCGCAGCGAACAACCGCCGTTACCGAACCCGATAAGGAACAGTCACCCATGA
- the fadD1 gene encoding long-chain-fatty-acid--CoA ligase FadD1 — MIENFWKDKYPAGIAAHINPDEYPNIQAVLKQSCQRFADKPAFSNLGKTLTYGQLYELSGAFAAYLQQHTDLQPGDRIAVQLPNVLQYPVVVFGAIRAGLIVVNTNPLYTAREMEHQFNDSGAKALVCLANMAHLAQHVVPKTSVKHVIVTQVGDLLPPVKRLLVNSVIKYVKKMVPAYHLPSAVKFNDVIAKGHGQPVREANPDANDVAVLQYTGGTTGVAKGAMLTHRNLVANMLQCKALMASNLNEGCEILITPLPLYHIYAFTFHCMAMMLIGNHNVLISNPRDLPAMVKELSKWKFSGFVGLNTLFVALCNNADFRNLDFSALKVTLSGGMALQLAAADRWKAVTGCAICEGYGMTETSPVASVNPIQNIQVGTIGIPVPSTQCRVVDDSGRELGLGETGELCVKGPQVMKGYWQRQEATDEMLDADGWLKTGDIAVIQDDGYMRIVDRKKDMILVSGFNVYPNELEDVLVTLPGVLQCAAIGIPDEKSGEAIKVFIVARPGVTLTKDQVMEHMRANVTGYKVPRAVEFREALPTTNVGKILRRELRDEELKKLGLKKIA; from the coding sequence ATGATCGAAAATTTCTGGAAGGATAAGTACCCAGCGGGTATTGCTGCGCACATCAATCCTGACGAATATCCGAATATCCAGGCTGTGTTGAAGCAGTCCTGCCAGCGCTTCGCCGACAAGCCGGCGTTCAGCAACCTGGGCAAGACGCTCACCTACGGCCAACTGTATGAGCTGTCGGGCGCTTTCGCGGCTTACCTGCAGCAGCATACCGACTTGCAGCCCGGTGATCGAATCGCCGTGCAACTGCCAAACGTTTTGCAGTATCCGGTGGTAGTGTTCGGCGCCATCCGTGCCGGCCTGATCGTGGTCAATACCAACCCGCTGTACACCGCCCGGGAAATGGAACACCAGTTCAACGACTCCGGTGCCAAGGCCCTGGTGTGCCTGGCCAACATGGCGCACCTGGCGCAGCACGTGGTGCCCAAGACGTCGGTGAAGCACGTGATCGTCACCCAGGTGGGCGACCTGTTGCCCCCGGTCAAGCGCCTGCTGGTGAACAGCGTCATCAAGTACGTGAAGAAAATGGTCCCGGCGTATCACTTGCCCAGCGCGGTGAAGTTCAACGACGTGATCGCCAAGGGGCACGGCCAGCCAGTGCGCGAGGCCAACCCCGACGCCAATGACGTGGCAGTGCTGCAATACACCGGTGGCACCACCGGGGTGGCCAAGGGCGCCATGCTGACCCATCGCAACCTGGTGGCCAACATGCTGCAGTGCAAGGCGCTGATGGCCTCGAACCTGAACGAAGGGTGCGAGATCCTCATTACGCCGTTGCCGCTGTACCACATCTACGCCTTCACCTTTCATTGCATGGCCATGATGCTGATCGGCAACCATAACGTGCTGATCAGCAACCCCCGCGACCTGCCGGCCATGGTCAAGGAGCTATCGAAATGGAAGTTCAGCGGTTTCGTAGGGCTTAACACCCTGTTCGTGGCCCTGTGCAACAACGCCGACTTCCGCAACCTGGACTTCTCCGCCCTGAAAGTGACCCTGTCCGGCGGCATGGCCCTGCAATTGGCGGCCGCCGACCGCTGGAAAGCCGTGACTGGCTGCGCCATCTGCGAAGGCTATGGCATGACCGAGACCAGCCCGGTGGCGTCGGTGAACCCGATCCAGAACATTCAGGTGGGCACCATCGGTATTCCGGTGCCGTCTACCCAATGCCGCGTGGTCGATGACAGCGGCCGTGAGCTGGGCCTGGGTGAAACCGGCGAGCTATGCGTCAAGGGCCCGCAAGTGATGAAAGGGTACTGGCAGCGCCAGGAGGCCACCGACGAAATGCTCGATGCCGATGGCTGGCTGAAAACTGGCGACATCGCGGTCATTCAGGACGATGGCTACATGCGCATTGTCGACCGCAAGAAAGACATGATCCTGGTCTCCGGTTTCAATGTGTATCCCAATGAACTGGAAGATGTGCTGGTCACCCTGCCCGGCGTGCTGCAATGCGCGGCCATCGGCATACCGGACGAAAAGTCCGGCGAGGCCATCAAGGTGTTCATCGTCGCCCGCCCCGGCGTGACCCTCACCAAGGATCAGGTCATGGAGCACATGCGCGCCAACGTCACCGGCTACAAGGTGCCTCGCGCCGTGGAGTTCCGCGAAGCGCTGCCGACCACCAACGTCGGCAAGATCCTGCGCCGTGAGCTGCGGGACGAAGAACTGAAAAAGCTGGGGCTGAAGAAGATCGCCTGA
- the fadD2 gene encoding long-chain-fatty-acid--CoA ligase FadD2, translated as MQAEFWNDKRPVGVPTALDLGAYSSVVEVFERSCKKFADRPAFSNLGVTLTYAQLDHYSAEFAAYLQNETDLVPGDRIAVQLPNVLQYPIVVFGALRAGLIVVNTNPLYTAREMRHQFTDSGARALVYLNMFGKLVQEVLPDTRINYLIEARLGDLMPAAKGWLVNTLVDKVKKKVPAFDLPQAITFKRALALGRGQALKPVPLTLDHVAVLQYTGGTTGLSKGAMLTHGNLVANMQQVLCCFEQTDEHGVKILREGQEVMIAPLPLYHIYAFTANCMGMMVTGNHNVLISNPRDIPAFIKELKQWHFTGLLGLNTLFVALMEHPDFKHLDFSHLKVTNSGGTALVKATADRWEALTQCRIVEGYGLTETSPVVCTNPYGAAARLGTVGLPVVGTALKIIDDQGNELPLGERGELCVKGPQVMKGYWQRPEATAEALDAEGWLRTGDIGVIDPDGFTRIVDRKKDMIIVSGFNVYPNEIEDVVMAHPKVANCACIGIPDDRSGEAVKLFVVPRESGVSLEELKAYCKQNFTGYKVPKHIVLRESLPMTAVGKILRRELRDIA; from the coding sequence ATGCAAGCTGAATTCTGGAACGATAAACGCCCCGTGGGGGTGCCCACGGCGCTGGATCTGGGCGCCTACAGCTCGGTGGTGGAGGTCTTCGAGCGTTCCTGCAAGAAGTTCGCTGACCGCCCGGCCTTCAGTAACCTGGGGGTCACCCTGACGTATGCGCAGTTGGATCATTACAGCGCCGAGTTCGCCGCCTACCTGCAGAACGAGACCGACCTGGTGCCCGGCGACCGTATCGCCGTACAGCTGCCCAACGTGTTGCAATACCCCATCGTGGTGTTCGGCGCCCTGCGCGCCGGGTTGATCGTGGTCAACACCAATCCCCTCTATACCGCGCGGGAAATGCGCCACCAGTTCACCGACTCCGGTGCCCGCGCGCTGGTTTACCTGAACATGTTCGGCAAGCTGGTGCAGGAAGTGCTGCCGGACACCCGCATCAACTACCTGATCGAGGCGCGCCTGGGTGACCTCATGCCGGCCGCCAAGGGCTGGCTGGTCAACACCCTGGTGGACAAGGTGAAGAAAAAGGTTCCTGCCTTCGACCTGCCCCAGGCCATCACCTTCAAACGGGCGCTGGCATTGGGCCGTGGCCAGGCACTCAAGCCGGTGCCGCTGACCCTGGACCATGTGGCGGTGCTGCAGTACACCGGCGGCACCACCGGCCTGTCCAAGGGCGCCATGCTGACCCACGGCAACCTGGTGGCCAACATGCAGCAGGTGCTGTGCTGCTTCGAACAGACTGACGAACACGGCGTGAAAATCCTCCGCGAAGGCCAGGAAGTGATGATCGCACCGTTGCCGCTCTACCATATCTATGCCTTCACCGCGAACTGCATGGGCATGATGGTCACCGGCAACCACAACGTGCTGATTAGCAACCCACGGGACATCCCGGCGTTCATCAAGGAGCTCAAGCAGTGGCACTTCACCGGGCTGCTGGGCCTCAATACCCTGTTCGTGGCATTGATGGAGCACCCCGACTTCAAGCACCTGGATTTCTCGCACCTCAAGGTCACCAATTCCGGCGGCACCGCGTTGGTGAAGGCCACGGCTGACCGCTGGGAGGCACTGACCCAGTGTCGTATCGTCGAGGGCTATGGCTTGACGGAAACCTCGCCGGTGGTGTGCACCAACCCTTATGGCGCCGCCGCCCGGTTGGGCACAGTCGGGCTGCCGGTGGTCGGCACAGCGCTGAAAATCATCGATGACCAGGGCAACGAGCTGCCCCTGGGCGAGCGGGGAGAACTGTGCGTGAAGGGCCCGCAGGTCATGAAGGGCTATTGGCAGCGCCCCGAGGCGACCGCCGAGGCGCTGGACGCCGAAGGCTGGTTGCGCACCGGGGATATCGGTGTCATCGACCCCGACGGCTTTACCCGCATTGTCGACCGCAAGAAGGACATGATCATCGTTTCGGGCTTCAACGTGTACCCCAACGAGATCGAAGACGTGGTCATGGCCCACCCCAAGGTCGCCAACTGCGCCTGCATCGGCATCCCCGACGACCGCTCCGGCGAGGCGGTGAAGCTGTTCGTGGTGCCGCGCGAAAGCGGGGTGAGCCTGGAAGAGCTCAAGGCCTACTGCAAGCAGAATTTCACGGGGTACAAGGTGCCCAAGCACATTGTGCTGCGCGAGTCGCTGCCGATGACGGCGGTGGGCAAGATCCTGCGCCGCGAGCTGCGCGATATCGCCTGA
- the hrpA gene encoding ATP-dependent RNA helicase HrpA: MTDQTPVIDTLFKNLDQAMISDRHRLRRQLHDLRKKPDEGKLAQWVERAQASMAQVTARRQSVPTIRYDDSLPIAAKRDEIKKILAEHQVLIIAGETGSGKTTQLPKICLELGRGQHGLIAHTQPRRIAARSVATRVAEELATPLGALVGYQVRFEDQSDANTLVKLMTDGILLAETQHDRFLERYDTIIVDEAHERSLNIDFLLGYLKTLLPRRPDLKVIITSATIDLERFSKHFNDAPIIEVSGRTYPVDVWYRPLTSEQDEEGNSVEDDLTVDQAIIAALDEIASFERSEGKRPGDVLVFLPGEREIRDAAEMLRKAQLKHTEILPLYARLSPAEQQKIFQSHPGRRVVLATNVAETSLTVPGIRYVIDSGTARISRYSYRAKVQRLPIEAVSQASANQRKGRCGRVEPGICIRLYSEEDFTSRPEFTDPEILRTNLAAVILQMLHLRLGEIDQFPFIEPPDGKAITDGFNLLQELSAVNRENQLTPIGRQLARLPVDPRMGRMLLEAARQGSLQEVLIIASALSVQDVRERPPERQQAADQAHAQWKDADSDFAALVNLWRGFEEQRQALTASPLRNWCRKNFLNYLRLREWRDAHRQLSLICRDLQLAINKEPADYPKFHKAILSGLLSQVGQKTEEGDYLGARQRRFWIHPSSGIGKKRPQWLMTAELMETTKLYARMVAKIDADWIEPLAGHLIKKNHFEPHWEKKRGQVVAYEQITLFGLIVVGRRPVHYGPIDPVVARELFIREGLVRGEIQSRAKCLVANRELLEQLDALEAKARRRDILADEETLYAFYDARVPAEIHQTATFDQWYKTESHKNPKLLIMREEDVLAREASEVTAGQYPDTLRLGDLTLALSYHFEPNHPRDGVTVSVPAPLLPALPNERLEWLVPGLLEAKCIALVRNLPKAIRKNFVPVPDFVRAALQRITFAEGSLPQALGRELLRMTGARVGDEAWAESEQQVDSHLRMNIEVLDGQGKFLGEGRDLAELTARFVQASQAALAAPPSAKAQQPVEAKAFAAVAETTQQKIAGLSMTVYPALVEENGTVKEGRFSTAAEAEFQHRRALQRLLLQQLAEPAKFLRGKLPGLTELGLLYRELGRVEALVEDILLASLDTCILDGEASLPRDGAGLAALAERKRGAWAEHAERLGRQTLDILKLWHGLQKRFKGKIDLAQAVALNDIKQQLGNLVYPGFVRQTPSAWFKELPRYLKAIELRLEKLGSQVQKDRVWSIELGNLWAQYQARQAKHGQEGKRDPELEVYRWLIEEYRVSLFAQQLGTKVPISDKRLGKQWTQVEA, encoded by the coding sequence ATGACTGACCAGACCCCCGTTATCGACACCCTGTTCAAGAACCTCGACCAGGCCATGATCAGCGACCGCCATCGCCTGCGCCGGCAGTTGCATGACCTGCGCAAGAAACCCGACGAGGGCAAGCTGGCCCAGTGGGTGGAGCGGGCGCAGGCGTCCATGGCCCAGGTCACTGCGCGGCGCCAGAGCGTGCCGACCATCCGCTACGATGACAGCCTGCCCATCGCCGCCAAACGCGATGAAATCAAGAAGATCCTGGCCGAACACCAGGTGCTGATCATTGCTGGCGAGACGGGCTCGGGCAAGACCACCCAGTTACCGAAGATCTGCCTGGAACTGGGCCGCGGCCAGCATGGCCTGATCGCCCATACCCAGCCACGCCGGATTGCCGCCCGCAGCGTCGCCACCCGGGTCGCCGAGGAGCTGGCCACGCCCTTGGGCGCGCTGGTGGGCTACCAGGTGCGCTTCGAAGACCAGAGCGACGCCAATACCCTGGTCAAGCTGATGACCGACGGCATCCTGCTGGCCGAAACCCAGCACGACCGCTTTCTGGAACGCTACGACACCATCATCGTCGACGAAGCCCATGAACGCAGCCTGAACATCGACTTTCTGCTGGGCTACCTCAAGACCCTGCTGCCGCGCCGACCCGACCTCAAGGTCATCATCACCTCGGCAACCATCGACCTGGAGCGTTTTTCCAAGCACTTCAACGACGCGCCGATCATCGAAGTGTCGGGGCGTACCTACCCGGTGGACGTCTGGTACCGCCCGCTCACCAGCGAGCAGGACGAGGAGGGCAACAGCGTCGAGGACGACCTGACCGTCGACCAGGCCATCATCGCCGCGCTGGATGAAATCGCCTCGTTCGAGCGCAGTGAAGGCAAGCGCCCGGGCGATGTGCTGGTGTTCCTGCCCGGTGAACGCGAGATCCGTGATGCCGCTGAAATGCTGCGCAAGGCCCAGCTCAAGCACACCGAGATTCTGCCGTTGTACGCGCGCCTGTCACCGGCCGAGCAGCAGAAGATTTTCCAGAGCCACCCGGGCCGTCGAGTGGTGCTGGCCACCAACGTCGCCGAAACCTCGCTGACCGTTCCCGGCATTCGCTACGTGATCGACAGTGGCACCGCGCGCATCAGCCGCTACAGCTACCGCGCCAAGGTGCAGCGCCTGCCCATCGAGGCGGTGTCCCAGGCCAGCGCCAACCAGCGCAAGGGCCGCTGCGGCCGCGTCGAGCCCGGCATCTGCATTCGCTTGTACAGCGAAGAGGACTTCACCAGCCGGCCGGAATTCACCGACCCCGAGATATTGCGCACCAACCTGGCGGCGGTGATCCTGCAGATGCTGCACCTGCGCCTGGGCGAGATCGACCAGTTCCCGTTCATCGAGCCCCCGGATGGCAAGGCCATCACCGATGGCTTCAACTTGCTGCAAGAGCTGTCGGCGGTCAACCGCGAGAACCAGCTGACCCCGATCGGCCGCCAGTTGGCGCGCCTGCCGGTGGACCCGCGCATGGGCCGCATGCTGCTGGAAGCAGCGAGGCAGGGCAGCCTGCAGGAAGTGCTGATCATCGCCAGTGCGCTGTCAGTGCAGGACGTGCGCGAGCGCCCGCCGGAGCGCCAGCAGGCCGCCGACCAGGCTCACGCTCAGTGGAAGGATGCCGATTCGGACTTCGCCGCGCTGGTCAACCTGTGGCGCGGCTTCGAGGAGCAGCGCCAGGCCCTGACCGCCAGCCCGCTGCGCAACTGGTGCCGCAAGAACTTCCTCAACTACCTGCGCCTGCGCGAATGGCGCGATGCCCATCGGCAGTTGAGCCTGATCTGCCGTGACCTGCAGTTGGCCATCAACAAGGAGCCGGCTGACTACCCCAAATTCCACAAGGCGATCCTCTCTGGCCTGCTCAGCCAGGTCGGCCAAAAAACCGAGGAAGGCGACTACCTGGGCGCGCGCCAGCGGCGTTTCTGGATTCACCCCTCGTCGGGCATCGGCAAGAAGCGCCCGCAATGGTTGATGACCGCCGAGCTGATGGAAACCACCAAGCTCTATGCGCGCATGGTGGCCAAGATCGACGCCGACTGGATCGAGCCCCTGGCTGGGCACCTGATCAAGAAGAACCACTTCGAACCCCATTGGGAGAAGAAGCGCGGCCAGGTAGTGGCCTACGAACAGATCACCCTGTTCGGCCTGATCGTGGTGGGCCGTCGCCCCGTGCATTACGGCCCCATCGACCCAGTGGTCGCGCGCGAACTGTTCATCCGCGAAGGCCTGGTGCGGGGCGAGATCCAGTCGCGGGCCAAGTGCCTCGTGGCCAACCGCGAACTGCTGGAGCAGCTCGACGCGCTGGAGGCCAAGGCGCGGCGCCGGGACATCCTGGCCGATGAAGAGACCCTGTACGCCTTCTACGATGCGCGGGTACCCGCCGAGATTCACCAGACGGCCACCTTCGACCAGTGGTACAAGACCGAGAGCCACAAGAACCCCAAGCTGCTGATCATGCGCGAGGAAGACGTGCTGGCCCGCGAGGCCAGTGAAGTCACTGCCGGCCAATACCCGGATACCTTGCGCCTGGGCGACCTGACCCTGGCCCTTAGCTACCACTTCGAGCCCAACCACCCGCGCGACGGCGTCACCGTCAGCGTGCCGGCACCGCTGTTGCCAGCGCTGCCCAACGAACGCCTGGAGTGGCTGGTACCCGGCTTGCTGGAAGCCAAGTGCATCGCGCTGGTGCGCAACCTGCCCAAGGCGATCCGCAAGAACTTCGTGCCGGTGCCGGACTTCGTCCGTGCTGCCCTGCAGCGCATCACCTTCGCCGAGGGCTCGCTGCCCCAGGCGCTGGGCCGCGAACTGCTGCGCATGACCGGCGCGAGGGTCGGCGACGAGGCCTGGGCCGAGTCCGAACAGCAAGTGGACAGCCACCTGCGCATGAACATCGAAGTGCTCGACGGCCAAGGCAAATTCCTCGGTGAGGGGCGCGACCTGGCCGAGCTGACCGCGCGTTTCGTGCAGGCCAGCCAGGCCGCCCTGGCCGCGCCGCCATCGGCCAAGGCCCAGCAGCCGGTGGAGGCCAAAGCGTTCGCCGCGGTGGCCGAGACCACCCAGCAGAAGATCGCCGGGCTGTCGATGACGGTCTACCCGGCGCTGGTGGAAGAGAACGGTACCGTCAAGGAAGGCCGTTTCTCCACCGCCGCCGAAGCCGAGTTCCAGCACCGCCGCGCCTTGCAGCGCCTGCTGTTGCAGCAATTAGCCGAGCCGGCCAAGTTTCTGCGTGGCAAGCTGCCCGGGCTGACCGAGCTGGGGTTGCTGTACCGCGAGCTGGGGCGCGTCGAGGCGCTGGTGGAAGATATCCTGCTGGCCAGCCTGGACACCTGCATTCTTGACGGCGAAGCCAGCTTGCCCCGTGACGGCGCCGGCCTGGCTGCCCTGGCCGAACGCAAGCGTGGTGCCTGGGCCGAGCACGCCGAACGCCTGGGGCGCCAGACCCTGGACATTCTCAAGCTGTGGCATGGCCTGCAGAAGCGCTTCAAGGGCAAGATCGACCTGGCCCAGGCCGTGGCCCTGAACGACATCAAGCAGCAACTGGGCAACCTGGTGTACCCGGGCTTCGTGCGCCAGACCCCATCAGCCTGGTTCAAGGAATTGCCGCGTTACCTCAAGGCCATCGAACTGCGCCTGGAAAAACTGGGCAGCCAGGTGCAGAAGGACCGGGTGTGGAGCATCGAGTTGGGCAACCTGTGGGCACAGTACCAGGCACGCCAGGCCAAGCATGGCCAGGAAGGCAAGCGTGACCCCGAACTCGAGGTTTACCGCTGGCTGATTGAGGAATACCGGGTTTCATTGTTCGCCCAGCAACTGGGCACCAAGGTGCCTATCTCTGACAAGCGCCTGGGTAAGCAATGGACCCAGGTGGAGGCCTGA
- a CDS encoding aspartate-semialdehyde dehydrogenase encodes MLPPILPLSVVPVTSQLDPVRPAPPIVAPVTPSQPTSDETEIDLRQRDQETAALLLREEAERQRRRQRQREEAEHDPEAHLPVPGHELNADNTVPVAPLIDDEPRQGLWVDIEV; translated from the coding sequence ATGTTGCCACCTATCCTTCCCCTCAGCGTAGTGCCGGTGACGTCGCAGCTCGACCCGGTACGCCCGGCGCCGCCGATCGTGGCGCCGGTCACGCCCAGCCAGCCGACGTCGGATGAAACCGAGATCGACCTGCGCCAGCGCGATCAGGAAACCGCGGCATTGCTGCTGCGCGAGGAGGCGGAACGCCAACGCCGTCGTCAGCGCCAGCGCGAGGAAGCCGAGCACGACCCCGAGGCCCATTTGCCGGTGCCCGGCCATGAACTGAACGCCGACAACACCGTGCCGGTGGCGCCATTGATCGACGACGAACCGCGCCAGGGGCTGTGGGTAGACATAGAAGTTTGA